From Streptobacillus ratti, a single genomic window includes:
- a CDS encoding methionine ABC transporter ATP-binding protein — MSYLTIENLSKKFNEKLAVDNINLEISKGEIFGIIGLSGAGKSTLIRMINKLESPTLGTIFHENKDIFKFNDVETREYRKKTSMIFQNFNLLSSRTVFENIALPLEISKFSKNEIDKKVNDLLVLVGLDKFKNEYVNNLSGGQKQRVAIARAISTDPDILLSDESTSSLDPITSNSILELLKDINSKLGITIILITHQMEVIKKICDRVAVMKDGKLIEVSTVKELFMNPKTNFSRELISDLKIEVQKGKENTLSLIFDGEQADKPYVSELTREFNLDINILGGSIDTLASGVKVGHLNISIETNNIDEIINWLENVGIKVEVVK, encoded by the coding sequence ATGTCATACTTAACAATAGAAAATTTAAGTAAAAAATTTAATGAAAAATTAGCTGTTGATAATATTAACTTAGAAATATCAAAGGGAGAAATATTTGGTATAATTGGTTTATCAGGTGCTGGAAAATCAACCTTAATTAGAATGATAAATAAGTTGGAAAGTCCTACATTAGGAACTATTTTTCATGAAAATAAAGATATTTTTAAATTTAATGATGTAGAAACTAGAGAATATAGAAAAAAGACATCAATGATATTTCAAAACTTTAATTTATTATCATCAAGAACAGTGTTTGAAAATATAGCTTTACCTTTAGAAATATCAAAATTTTCAAAAAATGAAATTGATAAGAAAGTAAATGATTTACTTGTATTAGTTGGATTAGATAAGTTTAAAAATGAATATGTAAATAATTTAAGTGGAGGACAAAAACAAAGAGTAGCTATTGCAAGAGCTATTTCTACAGATCCTGATATATTATTGTCAGATGAATCTACTTCAAGCTTAGACCCTATAACATCTAATTCAATATTAGAATTATTAAAGGATATAAATAGTAAGTTGGGAATTACAATTATTTTAATAACACATCAAATGGAAGTTATTAAAAAAATATGTGATAGAGTTGCAGTTATGAAAGATGGAAAGTTAATAGAAGTGTCAACTGTAAAAGAGTTATTTATGAATCCTAAAACTAATTTTTCAAGAGAATTAATAAGTGATTTAAAAATAGAAGTACAAAAAGGAAAAGAAAATACTCTTAGTTTGATTTTTGATGGAGAACAGGCAGATAAACCATATGTTTCAGAGCTTACTAGAGAATTTAATTTAGATATTAATATATTGGGTGGTTCAATAGACACATTGGCAAGTGGTGTTAAAGTAGGACATTTAAATATAAGTATAGAAACAAATAATATAGATGAAATAATAAATTGGTTAGAAAATGTTGGAATTAAAGTAGAGGTGGTAAAATGA
- a CDS encoding methionine ABC transporter permease, with translation MIIKAILETIYMIFISISIASIIGLPLGILLSITKEGSISENRTLNKILDLVIVNITRSIPFVILIVLLIPLSRLIVGKSYGTTAFIIPLSIGTAPFVARIIENSLNEVSYGLIEAGISMGATNKDIVFKILIPEAIPSIINGLTLTLISLVGFSAIAGIVGGGGLGNLAVIEGFQRGNYKLMYLSTFILIIMVQIIQFVGTKIVKFIEKKRGR, from the coding sequence ATGATTATTAAAGCGATATTAGAAACTATATATATGATATTTATTTCAATAAGTATAGCAAGTATTATTGGATTGCCATTGGGGATTTTGCTTTCTATTACAAAAGAGGGGTCTATTTCAGAAAATAGAACTTTAAATAAAATTCTTGATTTGGTAATAGTTAATATAACAAGATCTATACCATTTGTAATTTTAATTGTACTTTTAATTCCATTATCAAGATTGATAGTAGGTAAATCATATGGTACAACTGCATTCATTATTCCTTTATCTATAGGAACAGCACCATTTGTAGCTAGAATTATAGAAAACTCGTTAAATGAAGTTAGTTATGGTTTAATAGAGGCAGGTATTTCAATGGGAGCGACTAATAAAGATATAGTGTTTAAGATATTAATACCTGAGGCAATACCTTCAATAATTAATGGATTAACTTTAACTTTAATTTCACTTGTTGGTTTTTCTGCTATTGCGGGTATAGTTGGTGGTGGAGGATTAGGCAACTTAGCTGTTATTGAAGGATTTCAAAGAGGTAATTATAAATTAATGTATTTATCAACATTTATATTGATAATCATGGTTCAAATAATACAATTTGTTGGAACTAAAATAGTAAAATTTATTGAAAAGAAAAGAGGTAGATAA
- a CDS encoding MetQ/NlpA family ABC transporter substrate-binding protein, giving the protein MFKKIILALLTFILISCTGGKGSDENTQKLVLGVSPIPHQEIVEFIKDDLKALGVDLEIVVFNDYVQPNISLKDGSIDANYFQHIPYMESFGKENNIDMVSAGAVHLEPLKAYSNVVKDINDIKEKSEILIPNDPTNRGRALLLLDASGLIKLNSREKLDANISDIIENPKNLVITSLNSEQIAPRLSEVTLAIINTNNALASGITGDKAVIIEDKNSPYVNIITVLKGKENDDKIQKLIKVLQTDKVKQFIIEKYNGEVEVGF; this is encoded by the coding sequence ATGTTTAAAAAAATAATATTAGCATTATTAACATTTATTTTAATATCGTGTACTGGTGGAAAAGGGAGCGATGAAAATACACAGAAATTAGTTTTAGGAGTTTCTCCAATTCCACATCAAGAAATAGTAGAATTTATTAAAGATGATTTAAAAGCTCTTGGAGTAGACCTTGAAATAGTAGTATTTAATGATTATGTTCAACCTAATATATCATTAAAAGATGGAAGTATAGATGCTAACTATTTTCAACATATTCCATATATGGAATCATTTGGCAAAGAAAATAATATAGATATGGTTAGTGCAGGAGCAGTGCATTTAGAACCTTTAAAAGCATATTCAAATGTAGTTAAGGATATAAATGATATAAAGGAAAAATCAGAAATTTTAATACCCAATGATCCTACAAATAGAGGAAGAGCTTTATTGTTATTAGATGCTTCAGGTTTAATTAAATTAAATAGTAGAGAAAAATTAGATGCAAATATTTCTGATATTATAGAAAATCCTAAAAATTTAGTAATTACAAGTTTAAATTCAGAACAAATAGCACCAAGATTATCTGAGGTTACACTAGCAATTATTAATACAAATAATGCTTTGGCATCAGGTATAACAGGAGATAAAGCTGTAATAATTGAAGATAAAAATTCGCCTTATGTTAATATAATTACAGTTTTAAAAGGTAAAGAAAATGATGATAAAATACAAAAATTAATTAAGGTATTACAAACAGATAAAGTAAAACAATTTATAATTGAAAAATATAATGGAGAAGTAGAGGTTGGATTTTAA
- the ytvI gene encoding sporulation integral membrane protein YtvI codes for MENKQEFTLKRFLPLIYMITVILIAFIAFKASLYLLPFVIAFMVVTVTRKPVNFLVNKFNFSHRISNIIVILLFYLIIPVILILLFIRSYNEIYNLSNWLIKNSSTFRNIGFELSERYGFLERVLPSVAVIPIKNLIAMLLSKLTNLGFIIANYVLSLTLKLPALFIHVIITVTATFLMAGDIKIVHNFFEQQFPKSWLEKVKQIKVNVVEVAYQYLKAQLILISLCFTELIVGLSIINIFVSSINYVFLISTLIALFDALPIFGAGGILVPWTVYCLVTGNYFLGLSILFLYLFIAGMRMTLEPRILSKNLSINPLLSLISLFIGFKMFGVVGFLFGPIILTIVIILFKEEINKGFFKILAGEYVE; via the coding sequence ATGGAAAACAAACAAGAATTTACGTTAAAAAGATTTTTACCATTAATATACATGATAACAGTTATATTAATAGCATTTATTGCTTTTAAAGCCTCTTTATATTTATTGCCATTTGTTATTGCATTCATGGTAGTTACAGTAACTAGAAAACCTGTTAATTTTTTAGTAAACAAGTTTAATTTCAGTCATAGAATATCAAATATAATAGTAATACTACTGTTTTATTTAATAATACCTGTAATATTAATATTATTATTTATTAGATCATATAATGAAATATATAATCTTTCAAATTGGTTGATAAAAAATTCTAGTACTTTTAGAAATATTGGGTTTGAATTATCAGAAAGATATGGGTTTCTTGAAAGAGTATTGCCGTCAGTTGCGGTAATACCAATTAAGAATTTAATAGCAATGTTACTTAGTAAATTAACTAATTTAGGATTTATAATTGCTAACTATGTTTTATCTTTAACGTTAAAATTACCGGCATTGTTTATACATGTTATAATAACTGTTACAGCAACATTTTTAATGGCTGGAGATATAAAAATAGTTCATAATTTTTTTGAACAACAGTTTCCAAAAAGTTGGTTAGAAAAAGTTAAGCAAATTAAAGTTAATGTAGTTGAAGTAGCTTATCAATATTTAAAAGCACAATTAATATTAATATCATTATGTTTTACAGAACTAATAGTTGGATTAAGTATAATAAATATATTTGTTAGTTCTATAAATTATGTTTTTTTAATATCAACACTTATAGCGTTATTTGATGCTTTACCAATATTTGGTGCTGGAGGAATTTTAGTGCCATGGACAGTTTATTGTCTTGTAACTGGTAATTATTTCTTAGGTTTATCAATTCTATTTTTATATCTATTTATTGCTGGAATGCGTATGACATTAGAACCACGTATTTTAAGTAAAAACTTAAGTATAAATCCACTTTTATCATTGATTTCATTATTTATTGGTTTTAAAATGTTTGGAGTAGTTGGATTCTTATTTGGTCCGATAATTTTAACTATTGTTATAATATTATTTAAAGAAGAAATTAATAAAGGATTTTTTAAGATACTTGCTGGAGAATATGTTGAATAA
- the mltG gene encoding endolytic transglycosylase MltG, producing MKKKIIIPLVFLLPLTYSIVDLKFNKKEVKEKVITIDKGDTIKKIYAKFNFRYNIFDRIYLKFNPNLSNIKEGKYKFEDKNISKYMLLKVLQNPYVDNVVLTIPEGFTQEKVLARIEKLGLATRQEMIEAFNNVDFPYYHEKDNFDGYLYPETYLIQKGTKPLEIAKTILGEFKKHFPSKNYPDKKKFYDDIKLASIVEFETGEFEHKAKVAGVFKKRLRINMLLQSDATLKYELGRMAYRKELMESKSLYNTYKHKGLPPTPICNPSKETIIETINAKEDKYLFFFMNGKDTYYSETHEEHLRKRRSLK from the coding sequence ATGAAAAAGAAAATTATAATACCATTAGTATTTTTATTACCTTTAACTTATTCTATTGTAGATTTGAAATTTAATAAAAAAGAAGTTAAAGAAAAAGTAATAACTATAGATAAAGGTGATACAATAAAAAAAATATATGCTAAATTTAATTTCAGATATAATATATTTGATAGAATTTATTTGAAATTTAATCCCAATTTATCTAACATTAAAGAAGGGAAATATAAATTTGAAGATAAAAATATATCTAAATATATGTTATTAAAAGTACTACAAAATCCATATGTAGATAATGTTGTTTTGACTATACCAGAGGGCTTTACTCAAGAAAAAGTTCTTGCTAGAATTGAAAAATTAGGTCTTGCAACAAGACAAGAAATGATAGAAGCTTTTAATAATGTTGATTTTCCATACTATCATGAAAAAGATAATTTTGATGGATATCTATATCCAGAAACATATTTAATTCAGAAAGGTACAAAACCATTAGAGATAGCAAAAACTATATTAGGTGAGTTTAAAAAACATTTTCCGTCAAAAAATTATCCAGATAAAAAGAAATTTTATGATGATATTAAATTAGCTTCTATAGTGGAATTTGAAACAGGAGAGTTTGAACACAAGGCAAAAGTTGCAGGTGTTTTCAAAAAAAGGTTAAGGATAAATATGTTACTTCAATCTGATGCTACATTAAAATATGAATTAGGTAGAATGGCATATAGAAAAGAATTGATGGAAAGTAAATCATTATACAATACATACAAACATAAAGGATTGCCACCTACACCAATATGTAATCCATCAAAAGAAACAATAATAGAAACAATTAATGCAAAAGAAGATAAATATTTATTTTTCTTTATGAATGGAAAAGATACTTATTATTCAGAAACTCATGAAGAACATTTAAGAAAGAGAAGATCATTAAAATGA
- a CDS encoding SpoIID/LytB domain-containing protein: MKKLRLIFLLLLIFSCSNIEKVDYKIIKDNDVVVTKEKTLSDDIRVKLTNLETKTLYFELDDNMLINEEYPQDLKFTLEAIDNKIYMNGKIYDEIKITNKNGIMKIDKYAFYGDMYIKAIDSKLVLINTLNMEKYLIGVIPYEMPASFPLEALKAQTVIARSYASRNILRNRKEFDVYDSVSSQVYKGISNKNIENVKKAIEETNGEVIVHNNKIIDAVFHSYSGGYTASGKEVWGNDVPYLQAIEDNYSKDVHSSVLTWEYMIDNKTIMDKIGFKIFDFDIYYTDSNRVSKLILYNEDKSKEMSYTGNNFRKEFSLSKIKSTSFTLDIRDDGINIIGSGYGHGVGFSQWSSRSMAVDYKMSYIDIIKFFYKDVEVVKKGK; this comes from the coding sequence ATGAAAAAATTAAGATTAATATTTTTACTTTTACTTATATTTTCATGTTCAAATATAGAAAAAGTAGATTATAAAATAATAAAAGACAATGATGTTGTAGTTACTAAAGAAAAAACATTAAGTGATGATATAAGAGTAAAATTAACTAATTTAGAAACTAAAACCCTATATTTTGAATTAGATGATAATATGTTAATAAATGAAGAATATCCACAAGATTTAAAGTTTACTTTAGAAGCAATAGATAATAAAATATATATGAATGGAAAAATATATGATGAAATTAAAATTACAAATAAGAATGGTATAATGAAAATTGATAAATATGCTTTTTATGGAGATATGTATATTAAGGCTATTGATTCTAAGTTGGTATTAATAAATACTTTAAATATGGAAAAGTACTTAATAGGTGTAATTCCTTATGAAATGCCAGCTTCTTTTCCATTAGAAGCTTTGAAAGCTCAAACTGTAATTGCAAGAAGTTATGCTTCCAGAAATATTTTGAGAAATAGAAAAGAATTTGATGTTTATGATAGTGTTTCATCACAGGTTTATAAAGGTATATCAAATAAAAATATTGAAAATGTAAAAAAAGCTATTGAAGAAACAAACGGAGAAGTAATAGTCCATAATAATAAAATAATAGATGCAGTTTTTCATTCATATAGTGGAGGATATACTGCAAGTGGTAAAGAAGTATGGGGAAATGATGTTCCTTATTTACAAGCTATTGAAGATAATTATTCTAAAGATGTACATTCATCTGTACTTACATGGGAATATATGATAGATAATAAGACTATTATGGATAAAATAGGATTTAAAATATTTGATTTTGATATTTATTATACTGATAGTAATAGAGTTTCAAAATTAATATTATATAATGAAGATAAAAGTAAGGAAATGTCTTATACGGGTAATAATTTTAGAAAAGAATTTTCACTTTCTAAAATAAAATCTACTTCATTTACATTAGATATTAGAGATGATGGAATAAATATTATCGGTTCAGGATATGGACATGGTGTAGGGTTTTCGCAGTGGAGTTCAAGATCCATGGCTGTAGATTATAAAATGTCATATATAGATATTATTAAATTTTTCTATAAGGATGTGGAAGTAGTAAAGAAAGGAAAATAA